In Clostridium cylindrosporum DSM 605, the following are encoded in one genomic region:
- a CDS encoding DUF2334 domain-containing protein produces MVKLRIKKILSVFILIVLLIATYGTLRIARFRIYEIKNILVEGKNLVYEGPKKVNKAEPTRFNNIKRIDTKASKVNNISIYFKGDKLYTDIYEKDLRYYVDFRSFVREVQGDIIPDGDKVILNYKNKKITINKELKTYSKKSDSIEFRGEVLNINNKKYISLNDIEGMLDFRDTWNIEKGIINVFDDKKKVNISPVCKSGKAALIRLEDVSTGSTLKSSTAKEKMKILADNLYINGIKFNVAWVPRFKNPQKGIDNDLLTNKTMSNVQFINMMDHLIQKGGAIGLHGYTHQANGDISLKGFELTRKLNSSESETRRVIESGITTAKTLNIPISFFESPHYGATRSQQRIIEDYFNVIYEPYKGYYNFNPLYSFKDKSRLYVPTPLGYIHDKDGEDIIKKIEKQWDFRLNSFFLHPYFEFGFIDLKDTDKYGYRDYNYSEKSPLNRIIKTLGRNGYVTISVKDL; encoded by the coding sequence GTGGTAAAGCTTAGAATAAAGAAAATATTATCGGTATTTATATTAATTGTATTACTTATAGCAACATACGGAACACTTAGGATAGCTAGATTTAGAATATATGAAATTAAAAATATACTTGTAGAGGGTAAAAACCTAGTTTATGAGGGACCTAAAAAAGTAAATAAAGCTGAACCTACAAGGTTTAATAATATAAAAAGAATTGATACCAAGGCTTCAAAGGTAAATAACATATCAATTTACTTTAAAGGGGATAAGTTATATACAGACATATATGAAAAGGACTTAAGATACTATGTAGACTTTAGAAGCTTTGTAAGAGAGGTTCAAGGAGATATAATTCCTGATGGCGATAAGGTAATATTAAACTACAAAAATAAAAAGATAACTATAAATAAGGAATTAAAAACTTACTCTAAGAAAAGCGACTCTATAGAATTTAGAGGGGAAGTTCTAAATATAAATAATAAAAAGTACATATCCTTAAATGATATAGAGGGTATGCTTGATTTTAGAGATACTTGGAATATAGAAAAGGGCATTATTAATGTATTTGATGACAAGAAAAAAGTTAATATATCTCCAGTTTGTAAGTCAGGCAAAGCTGCACTTATAAGACTTGAGGACGTATCAACAGGTTCCACACTTAAAAGTAGTACAGCAAAGGAAAAGATGAAGATACTTGCAGATAACCTTTATATAAATGGAATCAAATTTAATGTGGCTTGGGTTCCAAGATTCAAGAATCCTCAAAAAGGAATAGATAATGATTTATTAACTAATAAAACAATGAGTAATGTACAATTTATAAATATGATGGACCATTTAATACAAAAAGGTGGAGCTATAGGACTTCATGGGTATACTCATCAAGCAAATGGAGATATTAGTCTTAAGGGATTTGAATTAACTCGTAAACTTAATTCAAGTGAATCTGAAACGAGAAGGGTTATAGAAAGTGGAATTACTACAGCTAAGACTCTTAATATCCCTATAAGTTTCTTTGAAAGTCCACATTACGGGGCAACAAGATCCCAGCAAAGAATAATTGAGGATTATTTTAATGTTATTTATGAGCCTTATAAGGGTTACTATAACTTCAATCCACTATATAGCTTTAAGGATAAAAGCAGGCTATATGTACCTACTCCTTTAGGATATATACATGATAAAGATGGAGAAGATATAATTAAAAAAATAGAAAAGCAATGGGACTTTAGATTGAATAGTTTCTTTCTTCATCCTTATTTTGAATTTGGATTTATCGATTTAAAGGATACAGATAAGTATGGATATAGAGATTATAATTATAGTGAAAAGTCTCCACTTAATAGAATTATCAAGACCTTAGGAAGAAATGGATATGTAACTATAAGTGTAA
- a CDS encoding ABC transporter ATP-binding protein: protein MIRTKRLSKNFQDKTALNDINISFKEGSLHGLVGVNGSGKSTLLKCITGVYRGDSGEVLISGQPVYENNSIKETIAYIEDENDFFSSYRVNEVIKFYTMTYDKFSIEMFNKLNEIFNISKKSRVRSLSKGQKMRLSIMLGFSIQPKVLILDEPTNGLDPIIRKEFLKILVDYVYNNKATAVIASHNLTELERMCDSITLLDSGEVKYSLTLDDLKEKVRKIQVMFKGEVEINHPSIVSVEKLGRVHYLVTNNYDSSILHYINSLGAEFVEEVDMCLEDMFIYTVGGEYSELV, encoded by the coding sequence GTGATAAGAACTAAAAGACTTTCGAAGAACTTTCAAGATAAAACAGCTCTAAATGATATAAATATAAGCTTTAAGGAAGGGTCATTACATGGGCTTGTAGGGGTTAATGGATCAGGGAAATCCACCCTTCTAAAGTGTATTACAGGAGTATATAGGGGAGATAGTGGAGAGGTCTTAATTAGTGGACAACCTGTATATGAAAATAACTCTATTAAGGAAACTATAGCCTATATAGAGGATGAAAATGATTTTTTCTCATCATATAGGGTAAATGAGGTTATTAAATTTTATACAATGACCTATGACAAGTTTTCTATAGAGATGTTTAATAAGCTAAATGAGATATTTAATATATCTAAAAAGTCTAGGGTAAGATCACTTTCTAAGGGGCAGAAAATGAGGCTTTCTATAATGCTTGGATTCTCGATTCAGCCAAAGGTTCTTATACTTGATGAGCCTACAAATGGTCTTGATCCTATAATTAGAAAGGAATTTCTAAAGATATTAGTTGACTATGTATATAATAATAAGGCAACAGCGGTTATAGCTTCTCATAACCTTACTGAGCTTGAAAGAATGTGTGATAGTATAACTCTTCTTGATTCAGGGGAGGTTAAGTACTCCTTAACACTTGATGATTTAAAGGAAAAGGTACGTAAGATTCAAGTTATGTTCAAAGGAGAGGTAGAAATTAATCATCCATCTATAGTAAGTGTTGAGAAATTAGGCAGAGTTCATTATCTAGTTACTAATAACTATGATTCAAGCATACTTCACTATATAAATTCACTAGGTGCAGAGTTTGTAGAGGAAGTTGATATGTGTCTTGAGGACATGTTTATATATACAGTTGGAGGTGAATATAGTGAACTGGTTTAA
- a CDS encoding GntR family transcriptional regulator, which translates to MIKIDPRSSMPIYEQIVANIKEAILKGIISPTDKLPSIREMASMLVTNPNTVSKAYSELERQGVIETLRGRGTFVCENFRPKLEEERMETLINTLKQVVLEARYLNLTDEKLCNIIKGMYGNLEGGEKSDKN; encoded by the coding sequence GTGATAAAAATCGATCCAAGAAGCTCAATGCCGATATATGAGCAAATCGTAGCAAATATAAAAGAAGCAATATTAAAGGGTATAATATCACCTACAGATAAGCTACCTTCAATAAGAGAAATGGCAAGTATGCTAGTTACAAACCCTAACACAGTTTCAAAGGCATATAGCGAACTTGAAAGACAAGGAGTTATAGAAACACTAAGGGGAAGAGGAACATTTGTATGTGAAAATTTTAGACCAAAGCTTGAGGAGGAAAGAATGGAAACTTTAATTAATACCTTGAAGCAAGTTGTACTTGAGGCAAGGTACCTAAACCTTACAGATGAAAAACTATGCAATATTATTAAGGGTATGTACGGAAATCTTGAGGGAGGTGAGAAAAGTGATAAGAACTAA